In the bacterium genome, one interval contains:
- a CDS encoding right-handed parallel beta-helix repeat-containing protein, with protein sequence MTVPVPYSDIPDAITAAISGDTIQITVAGNYCNSTTMDINKNLSIQGTVSGVSIVNQCNILDTPTVTLQNLLFSGVSGQGISIYSSANVTIQGCTFSNKTLGWGLNIPGAATVTITRSLINSNNPGAINFNGSGAMTISNSTIINNAVRGIVIGGGGTLTMQYCLSTNNQVGVVAQTLDGSNITITNSMIMNEGQVGIWLLKQANVTVSHSTISGNYWDNIRAGNDAANNAKGSVITVTNSILNNGRLGILCMGPGITISLTSCIVNYNREYGFYYAYVPAGDNTPCSFYFADSEFSRNTISGFGVGGQYYLSAVTAIRCKFNENRDSGFVTWDMEGNCNTYFSQCEFIMNKCQSFPSYQIYLNTNNVDSGYSVVYIERSKFVDGSGNARALARMRSWSETTIINCIFDEGQDQLWIEGANVRAYHCDFVTTTKNTRNAVHSEWIRTGGDVIINNCIFSGASVAFQTYNNSSVNISGIANLLYNIDTIYTGSAINIGSISYYPGDPKFVGASSGPGTGDFHLQTNSPALYRGINLGIPNDFDGNPRPRPIGTSPDIGAYEEQTAFPATGVPIAEWIRFEFE encoded by the coding sequence TTGACTGTACCTGTGCCCTATTCGGATATTCCGGATGCGATTACTGCTGCTATTTCTGGAGATACCATTCAAATTACAGTAGCAGGAAATTATTGCAATAGCACGACGATGGATATTAATAAGAATCTATCGATTCAGGGAACTGTTTCTGGGGTATCCATAGTAAATCAGTGTAATATTTTAGATACTCCAACCGTTACTTTGCAGAATCTTTTGTTTAGCGGTGTTTCTGGTCAGGGAATTTCAATCTATAGTAGTGCGAATGTAACAATCCAAGGATGTACTTTTTCTAATAAGACATTGGGTTGGGGACTGAATATTCCTGGTGCAGCTACTGTAACAATAACTAGATCTCTGATTAATAGTAATAATCCTGGAGCGATAAATTTTAATGGTTCCGGTGCAATGACAATTAGTAATTCAACTATAATTAATAACGCAGTAAGAGGAATTGTGATTGGCGGCGGAGGGACGTTAACCATGCAGTATTGTTTATCTACCAATAATCAGGTTGGAGTAGTAGCGCAAACCTTAGATGGCTCTAATATCACCATAACCAACAGTATGATTATGAATGAAGGTCAAGTTGGAATTTGGTTGTTGAAACAGGCAAATGTAACCGTATCTCATTCAACGATTTCGGGCAATTATTGGGATAATATCCGAGCAGGCAATGATGCTGCGAATAATGCTAAGGGTTCGGTAATCACTGTGACCAATTCGATACTAAATAATGGTAGATTAGGTATTTTATGTATGGGACCGGGGATAACAATATCGTTAACTTCTTGCATCGTTAATTATAATCGAGAATACGGATTCTATTATGCATATGTTCCTGCAGGAGACAATACCCCATGTTCTTTCTACTTTGCGGATTCGGAATTCTCTAGGAACACAATCAGCGGATTTGGTGTAGGCGGTCAGTATTATTTATCTGCAGTGACTGCGATACGGTGTAAATTTAATGAAAATCGGGATAGCGGTTTTGTTACCTGGGATATGGAAGGAAATTGCAATACCTATTTTTCACAATGCGAATTTATTATGAATAAATGTCAGTCTTTCCCCTCGTACCAGATTTATTTGAACACTAATAATGTGGATAGTGGGTATAGTGTTGTGTATATTGAACGGTCAAAATTCGTTGATGGTTCAGGAAATGCAAGAGCGTTAGCTCGAATGCGGAGTTGGTCTGAAACCACCATTATCAATTGTATTTTTGACGAAGGTCAAGATCAGTTATGGATTGAAGGGGCAAATGTCAGAGCATACCATTGCGATTTTGTGACAACTACTAAAAATACCAGAAATGCAGTGCATAGTGAATGGATTCGAACCGGCGGCGATGTGATTATTAATAACTGTATATTTTCCGGTGCTTCGGTCGCATTTCAAACTTATAACAATTCATCGGTGAATATCAGTGGGATTGCGAATCTGCTATACAACATTGATACCATTTATACTGGTAGCGCTATTAATATTGGGAGTATATCATATTATCCGGGAGACCCGAAATTTGTAGGGGCTTCTAGTGGTCCTGGAACAGGTGATTTCCATCTTCAGACGAATTCACCTGCATTGTATAGAGGGATTAATTTAGGAATACCTAATGATTTTGACGGAAATCCGCGTCCCCGGCCAATAGGGACATCTCCGGATATTGGCGCTTATGAAGAGCAAACCGCGTTTCCAGCAACTGGAGTTCCTATAGCAGAATGGATAAGGTTTGAATTTGAATAA
- a CDS encoding LamG domain-containing protein, whose protein sequence is MNKVVITSLITAVLATIAIAGPPPGPYIKDANTVLLLHLDGNLTNSGDTTYTVSMSTIAGYANPTFVASQAGWGQCLSGAGGNINGCEVNPGSISTIPTPHTVEAWYYLYASDSGVEFTNCMLDLAAGRAIYQLRNAGSDINNYMQLNVYDGSANQWAYCVVPKMYDSWHHYAIVYNSAATDTADKVKFYVDGVRVPTIQGGTPVTSEYQHLSFTAAVLGRVWVPGGPPTSNLMPLRGRVDELRFSNIERTEFVPVELVNFEAE, encoded by the coding sequence ATGAACAAAGTAGTCATTACAAGTTTGATTACAGCAGTATTAGCTACGATAGCAATTGCTGGTCCACCACCCGGTCCATATATTAAAGATGCAAATACCGTTTTACTTTTGCATTTAGATGGTAACCTAACAAATAGTGGGGATACAACTTATACCGTGAGTATGTCGACAATAGCTGGTTACGCTAATCCAACATTTGTTGCATCACAAGCAGGATGGGGGCAATGTTTATCTGGAGCGGGTGGAAATATTAACGGGTGTGAAGTTAATCCTGGTTCAATTAGTACTATTCCAACTCCGCATACCGTTGAAGCGTGGTATTACCTATATGCATCAGATAGTGGTGTAGAATTTACTAACTGTATGCTGGATTTAGCTGCAGGTCGAGCTATTTATCAGTTACGAAATGCTGGGAGCGATATCAATAATTATATGCAGTTAAATGTGTACGATGGTTCAGCGAATCAATGGGCATACTGTGTTGTTCCAAAGATGTATGATAGCTGGCACCATTACGCAATTGTGTATAATTCAGCTGCAACTGATACTGCTGATAAAGTAAAATTCTATGTAGATGGGGTACGTGTTCCGACAATTCAAGGTGGAACTCCGGTAACGAGTGAATATCAACATCTATCATTCACTGCTGCTGTGTTAGGTCGAGTTTGGGTTCCAGGTGGTCCACCCACATCGAATTTAATGCCTTTACGGGGACGAGTTGATGAACTGCGGTTTTCAAATATTGAACGGACTGAATTCGTTCCCGTAGAATTGGTTAATTTTGAAGCGGAATAA